Proteins encoded together in one Calditrichota bacterium window:
- a CDS encoding HAMP domain-containing protein, with product MLKSPLFLRATLWTLVAGAVLTAVSLFVFQRVVTSRVRGTVGDELMTSQRVVRQLLDQQEEFLHAVAINQAEYISMMDMHESPDSATHWGKHYLDMAMLDLLQIEDSTGHVVTSVIRGEETPSDSELFKLMGLRFQYDDMYLYQIASAELPDHSGKRVYVGKRLDTRWLWGLSEITRSRMAVYTGNKFLFVSVDSTLINPIGSSMPWDMSAMMHPLEMKIADQDMLVMCEGLPDGPSPDLCVLLVRDLEPELAILKDIKLSVGVLAGVILLLMTVIAGFGVAKLVGRVRALNSAAAALERGEADTVLLGGGHDEIGSLTKRFGAMREKLHERQKQLEFLNKRLSEQMKELRQTQRQLIQSEKLSTVGRLSAQLSHELNNPICNIQNCVEVLGRPTIAKDEAQEYVHLIRDEVGRMAKLTRQLLDFHRPAKEEFRQMNLNAVVESVLKVSTPQLDSKGVKSILELDSSLPAMWGDADQIKQVLLNLILNSVDAMPGGGTITVRTHAEEEQVVMEVSDTGIGMDEATRDKIFDAFFTTKSEVAGVGLGLFVCYKIIRLHGGFVDVNSVPGEGSTFSVKLPLKPAHISVEEGELV from the coding sequence ATGCTGAAATCCCCACTATTTCTGCGAGCAACACTCTGGACACTCGTGGCCGGCGCAGTTTTGACCGCCGTGAGCCTGTTCGTGTTTCAGCGCGTCGTGACGTCACGCGTCCGCGGCACGGTCGGCGACGAGCTCATGACCAGCCAGCGAGTCGTGCGGCAGCTCCTTGACCAACAAGAGGAATTCTTGCACGCCGTTGCCATCAATCAAGCTGAGTATATTTCGATGATGGACATGCACGAATCTCCGGACAGCGCGACGCATTGGGGAAAACACTATCTTGACATGGCGATGCTTGACCTGCTGCAAATTGAAGACAGCACCGGACACGTCGTGACAAGTGTTATCCGCGGCGAAGAGACACCTAGCGATTCCGAGCTGTTCAAACTGATGGGTCTGAGGTTTCAGTATGACGATATGTACTTGTACCAGATTGCGTCGGCGGAACTTCCGGATCATTCGGGCAAACGGGTTTACGTCGGCAAGCGGTTGGATACGCGCTGGCTGTGGGGACTTTCAGAGATTACGCGCAGCCGCATGGCCGTCTACACAGGTAACAAGTTCCTCTTCGTCAGTGTAGATTCAACGTTGATCAATCCAATTGGATCTTCGATGCCGTGGGACATGTCGGCGATGATGCATCCACTCGAGATGAAGATTGCCGATCAAGACATGCTGGTGATGTGTGAAGGATTGCCGGACGGACCTTCGCCGGATTTGTGCGTGCTGCTCGTGCGGGACTTGGAACCGGAACTTGCCATTCTAAAAGATATCAAACTCAGCGTCGGCGTGCTTGCCGGAGTGATCTTATTACTGATGACGGTAATCGCTGGATTTGGCGTCGCCAAGTTGGTCGGACGGGTGCGCGCGTTGAACAGCGCCGCGGCGGCACTTGAGCGCGGCGAAGCGGATACAGTCCTGCTCGGCGGAGGCCACGACGAAATCGGCAGTCTAACGAAGCGGTTCGGTGCGATGCGTGAAAAGCTGCACGAACGGCAGAAGCAGTTGGAGTTCTTGAACAAACGGCTGTCGGAACAGATGAAAGAACTTAGGCAGACCCAGCGGCAACTCATCCAATCCGAGAAACTAAGTACCGTAGGAAGACTTTCGGCACAGCTTTCACATGAGCTTAACAATCCGATTTGTAATATTCAAAACTGCGTCGAAGTCTTAGGCCGTCCGACAATTGCTAAAGACGAAGCTCAAGAGTATGTGCATCTAATTAGAGATGAAGTCGGGCGCATGGCGAAACTGACCAGACAATTGCTTGACTTTCACAGACCGGCCAAGGAAGAGTTCAGGCAGATGAACCTCAACGCGGTCGTAGAGTCCGTCTTGAAGGTGTCTACGCCGCAGCTTGATTCCAAAGGAGTCAAATCCATCTTGGAACTTGACAGCTCCCTCCCTGCCATGTGGGGTGACGCGGATCAGATTAAGCAAGTGCTGCTTAACTTGATTCTGAACTCTGTGGATGCCATGCCCGGTGGAGGCACAATCACCGTCAGAACCCATGCGGAAGAAGAGCAAGTCGTCATGGAAGTAAGTGACACGGGAATCGGAATGGACGAGGCCACGCGGGACAAAATCTTTGACGCATTTTTCACGACCAAATCAGAAGTCGCCGGCGTGGGATTGGGTTTATTCGTTTGCTACAAGATCATTCGTTTGCACGGCGGCTTCGTCGACGTGAATTCCGTTCCGGGTGAAGGCTCAACTTTTAGCGTCAAACTACCACTCAAGCCTGCCCATATTTCCGTCGAAGAAGGCGAGTTGGTATGA
- the rpmG gene encoding 50S ribosomal protein L33: MAKKTKEGRIIVILECTEARAKGLTPSRYNTMKNRKNTPDRLELMKYNKNLRKMTLHREVR; encoded by the coding sequence ATGGCGAAAAAGACCAAAGAAGGACGCATCATCGTGATACTCGAGTGCACTGAGGCGCGCGCCAAGGGTTTGACTCCGAGCCGTTACAACACGATGAAGAACCGCAAGAATACGCCGGATCGTCTGGAATTGATGAAATACAACAAGAACCTGCGCAAGATGACGTTGCACCGCGAAGTCCGTTAG
- the rpmB gene encoding 50S ribosomal protein L28, which yields MSRTCPITGRGRHKAHNVSHANNKTRKWQYPNLRTKRFFDEATGTWIRVRVSARGLKTLTKNGLPAEWRKQLELHAALHKHEHHEG from the coding sequence ATGTCACGTACTTGTCCGATAACCGGCCGCGGCCGTCACAAGGCGCACAACGTCAGCCACGCGAACAATAAGACGCGTAAGTGGCAGTACCCGAACCTGCGCACCAAGCGCTTCTTCGACGAAGCGACGGGAACATGGATCCGCGTCCGAGTTTCCGCACGCGGTCTGAAGACCCTGACGAAGAACGGTTTGCCCGCCGAATGGCGCAAGCAGCTTGAATTGCACGCGGCGCTGCATAAGCACGAACACCACGAAGGCTAA
- a CDS encoding 30S ribosomal protein S18, whose amino-acid sequence MARKPSYLEEHGIKHIDYKDTKLLQRFIGANGRILPRRLTRLDRQQQRLMTLAIKRARHIALLPFVQEAEAF is encoded by the coding sequence ATGGCCCGCAAGCCCTCCTATCTCGAAGAACACGGGATCAAGCATATCGACTACAAAGACACCAAGCTGCTGCAACGCTTCATTGGCGCCAACGGCCGGATCCTTCCGCGCCGCTTGACCCGTCTCGACCGTCAACAACAGCGCCTGATGACGCTCGCTATTAAGCGCGCGCGCCACATCGCCCTGTTGCCGTTCGTTCAGGAAGCCGAAGCGTTCTAA
- a CDS encoding vitamin B12-dependent ribonucleotide reductase yields the protein MKFTRFYTREGQDVYADIRFTPWASKLTSPEGKVLFEAKEIFAPEGWSQVAVDVLAQKYLRKAGVPMASRPVWEEGVPEWLLRHEPDWSILDKMPETSRFGGERDARQVFRRLSGCWTYWGWKAGYFDGEHDAHIFFDELQYMLAAQICAPNSPQWFNTGLHWAYSIEGHAQGHYFVNPKTGELERSQSAYARPQPHACFIQSVDDDLVNEGGIMDLWVREARLFKYGSGTGTNFSKIRGDEEGLSGGGVSSGLMSFLKIGDRAAGAIKSGGTTRRAAKMVCLDADHPDIEEFVQWKVVEEQKVAALVAGSKVCESRLNEILKASHDQTVPTDSRLNPKFNSRLRTAILRARKDFIPDPYIHRTLQFASQGYTEMRIDTYDTDWNNAAYQTVSGQNSNNSVRLNNKFMKAVERDEKWELKARTDGRVTKTMRAHDLWNEIAEAAWASADPGIQYDTTINEWNTCPLDGRIEASNPCSEYMFLDDTACNLASLNLTKFLNTSEGKFDVDSYRHAIRTWTVVLDISVEMAQFPSQNIARRSYEYRTLGLGYANLGTLAMVMGMGYDSPEARAWCGALTAILTGESYRTSGEMAAKLGSFPAYMRNHEPMLRVIRNHRRAAYGGTLDGYEGLTVLPQPLDVAHCPSELADAARDVWDEALALGVQNGYRNAQATVIAPTGTIGLVMDCDTTGIEPDYALVKYKKLAGGGYFRIINSSVPIALENLGYGEAQIRQITQYVSGTSKLEGAPHINRETLRAKGLPEEALDKIDAQLKGAFSINFAVTPWVIGADVVRDRLKITDANLREAGGDLLTALDFSKEQIRLANDFICGRMTIEGAPHLKSEHLPVFDCANQCGAYGQRYIQPLAHLKMMASAQPFISGAISKTINLPRHASVEKIKDAYYQSWRMMLKAVALYRDGSKLSQPLNSTSDDFGIASLGLEEGAQETDAVSSAVEKIIYETRRRRLPDRRRGYTQKARIGGHKIYLRTGDYNDGSLGEIFLDMHKEGASFRSLMNCFAIAVSLGLQHGVPLDEYVDAFVFTRFDPNGPVGGNDHIKYATSVIDYVFRELAITYLDRHDLAHVVDAHSETSRSDAINGGKNHDGEAAVIPIAHDTIEEKADREEDTLSPQAHAPASAAPVAEVHTEIETPQATYAEATYTNGNGNGNAKAKLREIARIQGYEGDACSECGSFTMVRNGTCLKCATCGGTSGCS from the coding sequence TTGAAATTCACACGTTTTTATACTCGTGAAGGTCAGGATGTCTATGCGGACATTCGCTTCACGCCTTGGGCGTCCAAGCTGACGTCGCCCGAGGGCAAAGTCCTGTTCGAGGCCAAAGAGATCTTCGCCCCCGAGGGCTGGTCGCAGGTGGCTGTTGATGTGCTCGCCCAGAAATATCTGCGCAAGGCGGGCGTACCAATGGCTTCCCGGCCGGTTTGGGAAGAAGGTGTCCCGGAATGGCTGCTCAGGCACGAACCTGACTGGTCCATTTTGGACAAGATGCCGGAAACTTCCCGTTTCGGAGGCGAACGCGATGCCCGGCAGGTGTTCCGCCGTTTGTCCGGTTGCTGGACGTACTGGGGCTGGAAGGCCGGCTACTTCGACGGTGAGCACGACGCTCACATTTTCTTCGATGAGCTGCAGTACATGCTGGCGGCTCAAATTTGTGCGCCCAATAGTCCGCAGTGGTTTAACACCGGGCTCCATTGGGCGTATTCTATTGAAGGACATGCGCAGGGCCACTACTTCGTGAATCCCAAGACAGGGGAATTGGAGCGTTCCCAGAGCGCCTACGCTCGTCCTCAGCCGCACGCTTGTTTCATCCAGTCCGTCGACGACGATCTGGTCAACGAAGGCGGCATCATGGATCTGTGGGTTCGTGAAGCCAGACTCTTCAAGTACGGCTCGGGCACGGGCACGAATTTCTCGAAAATTCGCGGCGACGAAGAAGGTCTTTCGGGCGGCGGAGTCTCGAGCGGCCTGATGAGTTTTCTCAAGATCGGCGACCGTGCGGCAGGAGCGATCAAGTCAGGCGGCACGACACGTCGGGCGGCCAAGATGGTCTGCTTGGACGCCGATCACCCGGATATCGAAGAGTTCGTTCAATGGAAGGTCGTGGAAGAACAGAAAGTCGCCGCGTTGGTCGCAGGCTCCAAAGTTTGCGAGTCGCGTCTCAATGAAATTTTGAAGGCCTCACACGATCAGACTGTTCCAACCGATTCACGTCTAAATCCGAAGTTCAATTCCCGCTTGCGCACTGCGATTTTGCGCGCCAGAAAAGATTTTATCCCCGACCCGTATATTCATCGTACTCTGCAATTCGCGTCTCAAGGCTACACCGAGATGCGTATCGACACCTACGACACGGACTGGAACAACGCCGCTTATCAAACGGTGAGCGGACAAAATTCCAACAACTCCGTGCGTTTGAACAACAAGTTCATGAAGGCGGTCGAACGCGACGAGAAATGGGAACTCAAAGCTCGCACCGATGGCCGTGTCACGAAGACCATGCGTGCGCACGATCTCTGGAACGAAATTGCAGAAGCCGCATGGGCCAGCGCCGATCCGGGAATTCAATACGACACGACGATCAACGAGTGGAACACCTGTCCGCTCGACGGCCGGATTGAAGCCAGCAACCCGTGTTCCGAGTACATGTTCCTCGACGACACGGCGTGCAATTTGGCGAGTTTGAATCTGACTAAGTTTTTGAACACGTCTGAAGGGAAGTTTGACGTAGACTCATACCGTCATGCCATTCGAACGTGGACTGTCGTGCTCGATATTTCCGTTGAGATGGCACAGTTCCCATCGCAAAACATCGCTCGTCGCTCGTATGAATATCGCACGCTTGGTTTGGGCTACGCCAATCTTGGCACGCTTGCGATGGTGATGGGCATGGGCTATGACAGCCCCGAGGCCCGTGCGTGGTGCGGGGCGTTGACGGCGATCTTGACCGGCGAATCGTATCGAACGTCCGGTGAAATGGCCGCCAAACTTGGATCGTTTCCGGCGTATATGCGCAACCACGAACCGATGCTTCGTGTGATTCGTAACCACCGCCGCGCGGCTTATGGCGGCACGTTAGACGGCTATGAAGGGTTGACGGTATTGCCGCAGCCGCTTGATGTCGCTCATTGTCCGAGTGAACTGGCCGATGCCGCGCGTGACGTGTGGGACGAAGCGCTTGCCCTTGGCGTTCAGAACGGTTACCGCAATGCGCAAGCAACGGTGATTGCGCCCACCGGTACGATCGGCCTGGTCATGGATTGCGACACGACGGGAATAGAACCGGATTACGCGCTCGTCAAGTACAAAAAACTCGCCGGCGGCGGCTACTTCCGTATTATCAACAGCAGCGTGCCGATTGCGCTCGAAAATTTGGGGTACGGCGAAGCTCAAATCCGTCAGATCACACAGTACGTTTCCGGCACGAGCAAACTGGAAGGCGCGCCGCACATTAACAGGGAAACTCTGCGGGCTAAAGGTCTGCCCGAAGAAGCTCTCGACAAAATCGACGCGCAACTTAAGGGCGCTTTCAGCATTAATTTCGCGGTTACTCCGTGGGTGATCGGTGCGGACGTCGTGCGCGATCGTCTGAAAATCACGGACGCGAATTTGCGCGAAGCAGGCGGCGACTTGTTGACTGCGCTGGATTTTTCCAAAGAGCAGATTCGTTTGGCAAACGATTTCATCTGCGGCCGCATGACCATTGAAGGCGCACCGCATCTGAAATCCGAGCATCTGCCCGTTTTTGATTGCGCCAATCAGTGCGGTGCCTATGGACAGCGCTACATTCAGCCGCTCGCGCACTTGAAGATGATGGCGTCCGCGCAGCCGTTCATCAGCGGAGCAATCTCCAAAACCATCAATCTTCCGCGTCACGCGTCGGTCGAGAAGATTAAGGACGCCTACTACCAGAGCTGGCGCATGATGTTGAAAGCGGTCGCGCTCTATCGCGACGGCTCAAAACTTTCTCAGCCCTTGAATTCCACGTCGGACGATTTCGGCATTGCATCGCTCGGTCTTGAAGAGGGCGCGCAGGAAACCGACGCCGTCAGCTCTGCCGTCGAAAAAATCATCTACGAAACGCGCCGTCGCAGATTGCCTGACCGTCGTCGCGGCTATACGCAAAAGGCGCGCATCGGCGGGCACAAGATTTATTTGCGGACCGGTGACTACAATGACGGTTCGCTCGGCGAAATCTTCCTCGATATGCACAAGGAAGGCGCGTCCTTCCGCAGCTTGATGAACTGTTTCGCGATTGCCGTAAGTTTGGGCTTGCAGCACGGCGTGCCGCTGGATGAATACGTGGACGCGTTCGTGTTCACGCGTTTCGACCCCAACGGTCCCGTTGGCGGCAACGATCATATCAAATACGCAACCTCGGTCATTGACTATGTGTTCCGTGAATTGGCGATCACTTATTTGGATCGCCACGATCTCGCGCACGTCGTCGATGCCCATTCCGAAACCTCGCGCAGTGACGCCATCAACGGCGGCAAAAACCACGACGGGGAAGCCGCCGTTATTCCGATCGCCCATGACACCATTGAGGAGAAGGCCGACCGTGAAGAAGACACCCTCTCGCCGCAGGCGCATGCACCTGCTTCTGCTGCTCCAGTTGCAGAAGTTCACACGGAAATCGAAACACCTCAAGCAACGTACGCCGAAGCCACTTACACCAACGGCAACGGAAACGGAAACGCCAAAGCAAAACTAAGAGAAATCGCCCGCATTCAAGGCTACGAAGGAGACGCCTGTTCCGAATGCGGCAGCTTCACCATGGTCCGCAACGGGACGTGCCTGAAGTGCGCGACCTGCGGCGGCACCAGTGGCTGCAGCTAA
- a CDS encoding efflux RND transporter permease subunit encodes MNSWIKWMAGNHVAANMLLLMFIVGGFLLAPTIKQEVFPEVELDQIQVAVTFPGAGPIEVEDGIVRPIEQAVSGVDNVKKIRGSAMEGRGTVTIELIEGADPDIALNDIKSEVDRITTFPEQAEEPVVSKMTNRREAISLMIYGDASELALRQQAERIRDELLSEPEISQVELAAVKPYEISVEVSEQTLREYNLTLNDVAGIVRRASLDLPGGTVKTSGGEVLLRTTEKKYTGNEFSKVVVLTRPDGSEVTLDQIATIDDNFEETDQQAFFDGKPAAMIKVFRVGKQKPTVVAKAVRDFMETYRAQLPPSIHVDVWQDWSVIFQQRMDLLQRNGIMGLILVVLILAMFLELRLAFWVSMGIPASFLGALMLMPAWDVSINMLSLFAFILVLGMVVDDAIVVGENIFQHRLMGKSYFQASIDGASEVAGPVTFSVLTTVAAFSPLMFVSGTMGKFMFVIPAIVISVLLISMIEAFFVMPAHLSGKLSQSQAPIWKKIERVRHHFDDWLQTFIDKVYSPTLAAATKHRYVTFALATALLLATVGIIGGGLIKFEFLPSIDADIINVQVTMPPGTPIEETRKVTEQVRQAGLHAIEESNGNQEDGKSNLEHMFIATGFQVFEGGPQGVRENIGSNLGQLRVLLVQPEFRSMRTPDIVNLWRKEVGEIPGVEQIQFNASLMSQGADIGIELSSDNFGQLLAAVDRLKEKLDTYDGVYDISDSHLEGKRELQLTLKPDARTLGITESDLATQVRSAFYGAEALRLQRGRDEVKVMVRYPKDERRSLANVDNMLIRTRSGGEIPFHSAAKVIDAIGYSGITRTDQKRVVVVNASVDPKAANASEITAALESGILAQLRSDYPGLQYDYEGQSRDRQESLQSLATGFVFALFLIFGLIAIPLRSFTQPLVIMSVIPFGFVGAIFGHMLFGFNMSLMSMFGFVALTGVVVNGGIVMIDFINRARDGGLPVREAILQSGVRRFRAIMLTSTTTFFGLVPLILEKSVQAQFLVPMAISLGFGVMFSGFLITLIVLPAMYLILEDAHDLVGAKSRHLAGEGSDVHDEPVLQNP; translated from the coding sequence ATGAACTCTTGGATCAAATGGATGGCCGGCAATCACGTCGCGGCGAACATGCTGTTGCTCATGTTTATCGTCGGTGGCTTTTTGCTCGCGCCGACGATCAAACAGGAGGTTTTTCCGGAAGTGGAACTTGACCAGATTCAAGTCGCCGTGACATTTCCGGGTGCCGGTCCGATTGAAGTTGAAGATGGAATTGTCCGGCCGATAGAGCAGGCAGTTTCGGGAGTCGACAATGTAAAAAAGATTCGCGGTTCGGCTATGGAAGGCCGCGGGACAGTGACGATTGAGCTGATCGAAGGCGCGGACCCGGATATTGCGCTGAACGACATTAAATCGGAAGTGGACCGTATCACGACCTTTCCCGAACAGGCCGAAGAGCCGGTCGTCAGCAAAATGACGAACCGCCGTGAAGCGATTTCACTGATGATTTACGGTGACGCGAGCGAGCTTGCCTTGAGGCAACAAGCGGAAAGAATTCGCGACGAGTTGCTCTCGGAGCCTGAAATCTCGCAAGTCGAGCTCGCGGCGGTCAAGCCCTACGAGATTTCGGTTGAAGTCTCCGAACAGACGCTGCGCGAATATAACCTGACGCTCAACGACGTTGCGGGCATTGTCCGCCGCGCTTCGTTGGATTTGCCCGGCGGCACGGTCAAAACATCCGGCGGCGAAGTCCTTTTGCGCACGACGGAGAAGAAATACACCGGAAATGAGTTTTCAAAAGTCGTCGTTCTGACGCGGCCGGACGGCAGCGAAGTTACGCTGGATCAGATTGCGACAATTGACGACAACTTTGAGGAAACAGATCAACAGGCATTTTTCGACGGTAAGCCTGCCGCGATGATCAAAGTTTTCAGAGTCGGCAAGCAAAAACCGACGGTTGTCGCAAAGGCCGTGCGCGACTTTATGGAAACGTACCGCGCGCAACTGCCGCCATCCATACATGTAGACGTGTGGCAGGATTGGTCCGTGATTTTCCAACAGCGCATGGATCTTCTGCAGCGCAACGGTATCATGGGATTGATTCTTGTCGTGCTGATTTTGGCGATGTTCCTCGAGTTGCGGTTGGCATTCTGGGTGTCGATGGGTATTCCCGCTTCCTTTCTTGGCGCGCTGATGCTGATGCCTGCGTGGGACGTATCGATCAACATGTTGTCGCTGTTCGCATTTATTCTCGTTTTGGGTATGGTAGTTGACGACGCCATTGTCGTAGGTGAGAACATTTTTCAGCACAGGTTGATGGGCAAGTCCTACTTTCAGGCCTCTATCGACGGAGCGTCGGAAGTCGCCGGACCTGTCACATTTTCGGTGCTCACCACGGTCGCCGCGTTTTCGCCGTTGATGTTCGTTTCAGGTACGATGGGCAAGTTCATGTTTGTGATTCCCGCCATCGTGATATCCGTGCTTCTCATCTCGATGATTGAAGCGTTTTTCGTGATGCCCGCGCATTTGTCCGGCAAACTCAGCCAGAGTCAAGCGCCGATTTGGAAGAAGATTGAACGCGTTCGCCATCACTTTGACGACTGGCTGCAAACATTTATCGATAAGGTCTACTCCCCCACTCTGGCGGCGGCGACCAAGCACCGCTACGTGACCTTCGCGCTGGCGACCGCTCTGTTGTTAGCAACGGTCGGAATCATCGGCGGAGGCTTAATCAAGTTCGAGTTCTTACCGTCGATTGACGCGGACATCATCAACGTGCAAGTGACTATGCCGCCGGGAACTCCGATTGAAGAGACTCGAAAAGTGACGGAGCAAGTTCGGCAAGCGGGGCTGCATGCGATCGAAGAGTCGAACGGCAATCAGGAAGACGGAAAATCAAATCTCGAGCACATGTTCATCGCGACGGGATTTCAGGTTTTTGAAGGCGGACCGCAAGGTGTACGAGAAAACATCGGTTCAAACCTCGGGCAATTGCGGGTTCTGCTTGTGCAACCTGAATTCCGCAGCATGCGGACTCCGGATATCGTGAATTTGTGGCGCAAGGAGGTCGGCGAGATTCCCGGCGTCGAGCAGATCCAGTTTAACGCGAGCCTTATGTCACAGGGCGCGGATATCGGAATCGAACTCTCGAGCGATAATTTTGGTCAACTTCTTGCCGCTGTGGACCGTCTCAAAGAGAAACTTGACACGTACGACGGCGTCTATGATATTTCCGACAGTCATCTCGAAGGCAAACGTGAGTTGCAATTGACGCTCAAACCGGACGCGCGCACGCTTGGCATTACAGAGAGTGATTTGGCTACGCAGGTGCGTTCGGCTTTTTACGGAGCAGAGGCGCTGCGCTTGCAGCGCGGACGCGATGAAGTCAAGGTAATGGTGCGATATCCGAAGGACGAGCGACGTTCGCTGGCGAACGTCGACAACATGCTGATTCGCACCCGAAGCGGCGGAGAGATTCCGTTCCATTCCGCCGCGAAAGTGATTGACGCTATCGGCTACAGTGGAATTACACGCACGGATCAGAAACGAGTCGTTGTCGTGAATGCGTCCGTGGACCCGAAAGCTGCCAACGCAAGCGAAATCACCGCCGCGCTTGAGTCGGGAATCCTCGCGCAGTTAAGGTCCGACTATCCGGGTTTGCAGTACGACTACGAAGGTCAATCGAGAGACCGTCAGGAATCTTTGCAGAGTCTTGCGACCGGTTTCGTGTTCGCTCTTTTCCTGATCTTCGGCCTGATCGCAATTCCGCTGCGAAGTTTCACGCAGCCGCTCGTAATCATGAGCGTCATTCCGTTTGGGTTTGTCGGAGCGATTTTTGGACATATGTTGTTCGGCTTCAACATGAGCCTGATGTCGATGTTCGGATTCGTCGCACTGACTGGCGTCGTCGTGAACGGAGGAATTGTGATGATCGACTTCATCAACCGTGCGCGAGACGGCGGATTGCCTGTGCGTGAAGCAATTTTGCAGTCGGGCGTGCGGCGATTCCGCGCAATTATGTTAACTTCGACGACGACGTTTTTCGGACTGGTGCCGCTCATTCTTGAAAAGTCGGTACAGGCGCAGTTTCTTGTGCCGATGGCGATCAGTTTGGGATTCGGCGTGATGTTCAGCGGGTTCTTGATTACGCTGATTGTGCTGCCCGCGATGTATCTCATTTTGGAAGACGCACACGATCTGGTTGGCGCAAAGAGCCGCCACCTCGCCGGAGAAGGCAGTGACGTTCACGACGAACCGGTCTTGCAGAATCCGTAA
- a CDS encoding efflux RND transporter periplasmic adaptor subunit, giving the protein MKKSKRILVPVLIIVGGFLVMFGLIASRKKPESIIPEFPGVLVETINVSPEAHSATIYGTGTVRAKHEVALAPQVGGKVDWISDQCAAGGSFKKADVLFRIESIDYELAVEQAKARVAQADYQLSIEQAQADVAKREWQRMSESKSNSDDPSSLVLREPQLRQAESNSASANASLRQAELALERTQVRAPFNGRVRRESVDIGQTVSPGMPVGVLYSTDVAEIEVGLPLDELMWLDIPGSKAIVTMNVAGKNYSWEGEAVRWVGALDSVGRLARAIVEVENPYAPRDDGGPELAVGSFVDVEFTGKMIQNAVRLPRGSIRSGDVVWIATPQNTLEIRDVVMPLRTRDYVYVTEGLNAGDQIVTSPISGAANGLKVRVAEGGARE; this is encoded by the coding sequence ATGAAGAAAAGTAAACGTATTCTTGTCCCCGTGCTTATAATAGTCGGCGGCTTCTTGGTGATGTTTGGACTTATTGCCAGTCGCAAGAAACCTGAATCTATCATCCCCGAGTTTCCCGGCGTGCTCGTCGAAACTATCAACGTTTCGCCTGAGGCGCACAGTGCTACAATTTACGGAACGGGAACTGTACGCGCCAAACACGAAGTCGCGCTGGCGCCGCAGGTTGGAGGAAAGGTCGATTGGATCAGCGACCAGTGCGCCGCAGGCGGCTCGTTCAAGAAAGCCGACGTGCTGTTTCGAATCGAGTCTATCGATTACGAGCTCGCGGTTGAACAGGCGAAAGCCCGTGTCGCGCAGGCAGACTATCAACTTTCCATTGAACAAGCACAAGCCGATGTTGCGAAACGGGAATGGCAAAGAATGTCCGAGAGCAAATCGAATAGTGACGATCCTTCTTCGCTCGTTCTGCGCGAACCGCAGTTGCGGCAAGCTGAATCGAATTCGGCGTCGGCGAATGCGTCTCTGCGCCAAGCGGAACTCGCTTTGGAAAGAACGCAAGTCCGCGCGCCCTTCAACGGCCGCGTTCGACGAGAATCCGTGGACATCGGACAGACCGTTTCGCCGGGAATGCCGGTGGGTGTGCTCTACTCCACGGACGTTGCGGAGATCGAAGTCGGATTGCCGCTCGACGAGCTGATGTGGCTCGATATTCCCGGTTCAAAGGCGATTGTTACAATGAACGTCGCCGGAAAAAACTATTCGTGGGAAGGCGAAGCGGTACGTTGGGTGGGAGCGCTCGACAGCGTCGGGAGGCTTGCCCGCGCGATTGTTGAAGTCGAGAATCCTTACGCACCGCGAGATGACGGCGGCCCCGAACTTGCCGTCGGCAGTTTTGTCGACGTTGAGTTCACTGGCAAAATGATTCAGAACGCAGTTAGATTACCGCGCGGGTCAATCCGCAGCGGCGATGTCGTTTGGATTGCGACTCCTCAAAATACTTTGGAGATCCGCGACGTGGTCATGCCGCTGCGCACGCGCGACTACGTCTACGTTACAGAAGGCCTGAATGCCGGTGACCAGATTGTTACGTCCCCGATATCCGGAGCGGCCAACGGCCTTAAGGTGCGCGTCGCGGAGGGAGGTGCTCGCGAATGA